A genome region from Cucurbita pepo subsp. pepo cultivar mu-cu-16 chromosome LG02, ASM280686v2, whole genome shotgun sequence includes the following:
- the LOC111788063 gene encoding protein EMBRYONIC FLOWER 1-like has translation MDEEHHQKNDSSIVLRTTVPFIEIDSLFIDLSSCIDKPGAGNCDHFSIRGYASQMREKDWKKGWPFDLDGDYESEETLSLLPPFHIPQFRWWRCQNCRKETPAGFEQSSSLSMLDARKEVANTSMNNNPPPFSAEREKKAEGDGVDSRWILNSEIPIATSVVPEVESSLISKQNKSDPVILNSEHRDSAENCKLTCGNEVADVELGLQHLKVLDENPEVFDDEKQISAHNDQTEITISSSGVEVIDRSCNGKSDPAELDVSNATASEHTEISGENDTQGHHTDKTGSLHRRKARKVRLLTELLYENANVKTNHIGTDESPSHGTSEKSEGLKELSATQCPVAARKNIRCLGQNLKSKLPLDEVCLAAEICSYNVDTKIQALKRNVETTDSFHSNESENALIGTALQTKKSLLNKCRNDTKSIHGKKKNKKIQLDACSSFNLPPGSGDNMPEISFKRNEFSGSAVDPFLLFGSRIEPISSLSKRKSKMPIIDDRQGFTWSNGMRRRDLTLKEVEVRNNEPVVVSRPLVSDESSRGLHLSLTNYSGTARNDKKFIFEAQDGSRSLLSWQGSISTENVVRNKDAKSKKHKGSNVPFNYSDTFSEQGGHFGVDSKKTSGRMQFPNGKQSSNSQVDDDSWSQLRAMDNYGVNKAEKNITVEEHLAAQMKQSEHTAGKISEQRAIDDIPMEIVELMAKNQYERCLGNTVNSKSLSKTSSKKAQIMNFSNACGKSGSLQEKNSHKWKPQVRNGRNNLHTAGDNVGYGKQSSGSYFSHTERGHFNIDQLRQTLIPPEYTTFGHSQNKSSSTVKFLASSTGETARPQYSQYTGGLGDQKSSHSRLQSFSGYNAHQPVSQNNVDVAHLWTEALPNHHPYVPTTPKKVASQSTIVNANTNYPESSSKGTMNREHNLKFFHPKVTNLEKDDGNYGLENSRTSAKHPFPCHSNGIELPRGSLDLYSNETMSAMHLLSLMDAGMQRSETHDNPTFPKRPFSHDLKAKDTSRMDIGLHKAFDTINCSSDYYGEIHPSTKSHNCFPPASVGGASISPSIGNESCEIVSDLTGKVALQCKQKDMTKCSTSTWNRVPKSQTSVFTSGSLGTNEGIFPIHSLQRKSGGPSSSLVSMSGYYRVENPGQCIIERHGTKRMLEHSKVSSEFGICSINKNPAEFSLPEAGNVYMIGAEDLHFSKGISPKKISSLNNMDGRKRKRNVKHTVVQPHALRYSM, from the exons ATGGACGAGGAGCATCATCAGAAGAATGATTCTAGTATCGTTTTGAGGACTACAGTCCCATTCATTGAGATTGACTCTTTATTTATAGACCTTTCCAGTTGTATTGATAAACCTGGTGCTGGAAATTGTGATCATTTCTCCATACG TGGATATGCATCTCAAATGCGTGAGAAAGATTGGAAAAAAGGCTGGCCATTTGATTTAGATGGTGACTATGAGTCTGAAGAGACACTATCCTTGCTTCCACCTTTTCATATTCCGCAATTCAGGTGGTGGCGATGTCAAAATTGCAGGAAGGAGACTCCTGCAG GTTTTGAGCAATCTTCGAGTCTCAGTATGCTTGATGCAAGAAAGGAAGTGGCTAATACATCTATGAACAATAATCCTCCACCTTTCAGtgcagagagagaaaagaaagctGAAG GAGATGGGGTTGACTCTAGATGGATCTTGAATTCAGAAATTCCCATAGCAACTAGTGTCGTGCCAGAAGTAGAGTCGAGTCTtatatcaaaacaaaataaaagtgaTCCAG TAATTCTTAATTCGGAGCATAGAGATTCTGCTGAGAACTGCAAGCTAACCTGTGGAAATGAAGTTGCTGATGTTGAGCTTGGTCTTCAACATCTCAAAGTGCTTGATGAAAATCCGGAAGTCTTTGAtgatgaaaaacaaatttctgcTCATAATGATCAAACTGAGATAACTATTTCATCATCAGGAGTTGAGGTGATTGATCGGTCATGTAATGGCAAGAGTGATCCTGCAGAACTTGATGTGAGTAACGCTACAGCATCTGAACATACTGAAATTTCAGGAGAAAATGATACACAAGGTCATCATACAGATAAGACAGGCAGTTTGCATCGCCGAAAGGCTCGTAAGGTGCGCTTGCTGACTGAGTTGCTGTATGAAAATGCAAATGTAAAGACTAATCACATTGGTACGGATGAGTCCCCATCCCATGGGACTTCAGAAAAATCTGAAGGGTTAAAAGAGCTTTCTGCTACCCAATGTCCAGTGGCTGCCAGAAAGAATATCAGGTGTTTAGGTCAGAATTTGAAAAGTAAGCTGCCTCTGGATGAAGTTTGTCTTGCTGCAGAGATTTGTTCATACAACGTGGATACCAAGATTCAGGCATTGAAGAGAAATGTGGAAACAACAGATTCGTTTCATTCTAATGAATCTGAAAATGCATTAATTGGAACTGCATTACAAACTAAGAAGAGTCTCTTGAACAAGTGTAGGAATGACACAAAATCTATTCATggtaagaaaaagaataaaaagatcCAACTTGATGCATGCTCTTCTTTTAATCTTCCTCCAGGAAGTGGTGACAATATGCCTGAGATTTCTTTCAAACGCAACGAATTTTCTGGCAGTGCAGTGGAtccctttcttttatttggttCAAGAATTGAGCCAATTTCTAGTTTGTCTAAGAGGAAAAGCAAGATGCCTATAATTGATGACAGGCAGGGTTTTACTTGGAGCAATGGTATGCGAAGAAGAGATTTAACCTTAAAAGAAGTGGAAGTCAGGAACAATGAGCCTGTGGTTGTTTCTCGTCCATTAGTATCGGATGAATCTAGTAGAGGCTTGCATCTTTCCCTCACTAACTATTCAGGCACTGCAAGAAATGacaaaaagtttattttcGAGGCTCAGGATGGCTCACGTTCCTTGTTGTCTTGGCAAGGAAGTATATCCACAGAAAACGTTGTTAGGAACAAAGATGCTAAATCCAAGAAGCATAAAGGCTCAAATGttccttttaattattcaGATACTTTTTCTGAGCAAGGAGGGCATTTTGGAGTCGATAGTAAGAAAACCTCGGGTAGAATGCAGTTCCCAAATGGGAAGCAAAGCTCAAATTCTCAAGTTGATGACGATAGCTGGTCTCAGTTGCGGGCAATG gATAATTATGGGGTAAACAAAGCTGAAAAGAACATTACAGTTGAGGAGCACTTGGCAGCTCAGATGAAACAGAGTGAGCATACTGCTGGTAAGATATCTGAGCAAAGGGCTATAGATGACATTCCAATGGAAATTGTTGAGCTCATGGCTAAAAATCAGTATGAAAGGTGCCTTGGTAATACTGTAAATAGTAAATCCCTATCGAAGACAAGTTCAAAGAAAGCTCAAATTATGAATTTCAGTAATGCATGTGGCAAAAGTGGCTCATTGCAGGAGAAAAACAGTCACAAGTGGAAACCCCAGGTTAGGAATGGGAGAAATAACTTACATACGGCAGGAGATAATGTGGGATACGGCAAGCAAAGTTCAGGTAGTTACTTTTCTCACACTGAGAGGGGGCATTTTAATATAGACCAGCTACGTCAGACTCTTATCCCTCCAGAATATACCACATTTGGACATTCTCAAAATAAGTCATCAAGTACTGTCAAATTTTTGGCAAGCAGTACTGGTGAGACTGCACGTCCTCAATATAGCCAATATACTGGAGGTCTGGGAGATCAGAAGTCCTCTCATTCCAGATTGCAGTCGTTCAGTGGATATAACGCACATCAGCCTGTTTCACAAAACAATGTAGACGTAGCTCATCTATGGACAGAAGCCCTGCCAAATCACCATCCATATGTACCGACCACTCCTAAAAAGGTTGCTTCTCAGTCGACTATTGTAAATGCTAATACGAACTATCCTGAATCAAGTAGCAAAGGGACAATGAATCGAGAgcataatctaaaattttttcATCCAAAAGTTACCAACCTTGAAAAAGATGATGGTAATTATGGCTTGGAAAATTCCAGGACTAGTGCAAAGCACCCATTTCCTTGCCATTCTAATGGCATTGAGCTTCCCCGGGGGTCATTGGATTTGTATTCTAATGAAACCATGTCAGCAATGCATTTACTCAGCCTTATGGATGCAGGAATGCAGCGCAGTGAAACTCATGATAACCCAACATTTCCCAAGAGACCTTTTTCCCATGATCTAAAAGCTAAGGACACTTCTAGGATGGATATTGGTTTGCACAAGGCCTTTGATACAATCAATTGTTCATCTGATTATTATGGTGAAATCCACCCGTCAACAAAGTCTCACAATTGTTTCCCTCCTGCTTCAGTGGGCGGTGCATCAATTTCTCCTTCCATAGGAAATGAAAGTTGTGAAATAGTTTCTGATTTAACAGGTAAAGTTGCATTGCAGTGTAAACAGAAAGATATGACTAAGTGCTCCACTTCAACATGGAACAGAGTTCCAAAATCACAGACGAGTGTATTTACAAGTGGTAGTCTAGGCACCAATGAAGGAATTTTTCCCATTCATAGCTTGCAAAGGAAATCTGGAGGGCCTTCTAGTTCTTTAGTGTCTATGTCTGGATACTACAGAGTGGAAAATCCTGGGCAGTGTATAATAGAGCGCCATGGTACTAAAAGAATGTTGGAGCATTCGAAAGTCAGTTCTGAGTTCGGAATCTGCAGCATCAATAAAAATCCTGCTGAATTTAGCTTACCAGAAGCAGGAAATGTATACATGATAGGGGCCGAAGatctacatttttcaaaaggGATTTctcctaaaaaaatatctagcTTGAATAATATGGATGGACGCAAACGCAAGAGGAATGTGAAGCATACTGTTGTACAACCGCATGCATTACGCTATAGTATGTGA